One region of Acidobacteriota bacterium genomic DNA includes:
- the moaC gene encoding cyclic pyranopterin monophosphate synthase MoaC → MADPAGRGRTPGLSHVDERGRVQMVDVGDKPVTDRVAVARGHVAIGPDALAAIREGRVAKGDPLNAARLAGIMAAKKTADLIPLCHPLPLAQVKVALIEESDGYGIEATVRTTAQTGVEMEALTAVSAAALTLYDMLKAVDKRMVIGNVRLVRKSGGRSGDFEAP, encoded by the coding sequence ATGGCTGATCCGGCTGGACGGGGGCGGACGCCGGGGCTCAGTCACGTCGACGAGCGGGGACGCGTCCAGATGGTCGACGTGGGCGACAAACCGGTGACTGACCGCGTCGCGGTGGCCCGCGGGCATGTCGCGATCGGCCCGGATGCGCTCGCGGCGATTCGCGAAGGAAGGGTCGCCAAGGGAGACCCGCTCAATGCGGCGCGCCTCGCGGGGATTATGGCCGCGAAGAAGACGGCGGACCTTATCCCGCTCTGCCACCCGTTGCCGCTCGCGCAGGTGAAAGTGGCGCTGATCGAGGAATCGGACGGCTACGGAATCGAGGCGACCGTCCGGACGACGGCGCAGACCGGCGTCGAGATGGAGGCGCTGACCGCCGTCTCGGCCGCCGCGCTCACCCTTTACGACATGTTGAAGGCGGTCGACAAGCGGATGGTGATCGGCAACGTCCGCCTCGTCAGGAAAAGCGGGGGACGCTCCGGGGACTTTGAGGCGCCCTAG
- a CDS encoding long-chain fatty acid--CoA ligase, whose translation MDDAIRTIAELPFYVHGRHPKDALIGQCRGDSTRMFSTQEFFDQVRDQSLGLSTLGVEAGDRVAILSDSRPEWMIADLAILTAGGVTVPIYPTLPPSQVRYILADSNASVIVAANEEQAAKVRAVWDDLPSLRTLVVMDPPAGETSGDGGTGRVTLSLEELAVRGHQYLITGDGVGLRYKETALAIEPDQLATIIYTSGTTGEPKGVMLTHRNVASNMVDSAGVVVLNEEDITLSFLPLSHAFERLVNYLNLWRGVTVTFAESLDTIAPNMQLVRPTVMTGVPRVYEKLHARIFEAVESAPAIRKKLFHWAVGVGTARARAQLAGQSVPLGAALQYPLADRLVLSKIRARLGGRIRILVSGAAPLTVPVAEFLFAIGAPVLEGYGLTETSPTVSVNPLEKPKLGTVGPAIPNVEIRIAEDGEILVRGPNVMQGYYHKQEATDEVIREGWFHTGDLGSLDGDGYLTITGRKKELIVTAGGKNISPAPIEATLKRSPLVAEAVLIGDRRPYCTALLIPDFPALAARTPGDDASREALVERPDVVRLFDAIVEDANAELAPHEQVKRFALLPAEFAIATGELTPTMKVKRNVVCDRWADTIERLYAG comes from the coding sequence ATGGATGATGCAATCCGCACGATTGCCGAGTTGCCCTTCTATGTTCACGGACGCCATCCGAAGGATGCCCTGATCGGCCAGTGCCGGGGCGACTCGACAAGAATGTTCTCGACGCAGGAGTTCTTCGACCAGGTACGGGATCAGAGCCTCGGCCTGAGCACGCTCGGGGTAGAGGCCGGCGACCGGGTCGCGATCCTGTCCGACAGCCGGCCCGAGTGGATGATCGCCGACCTCGCCATCCTGACGGCGGGAGGCGTCACCGTACCGATCTATCCGACCCTGCCCCCTTCCCAGGTCCGCTACATCCTGGCCGATTCGAACGCGTCGGTCATCGTGGCGGCGAACGAAGAACAGGCGGCGAAGGTACGCGCCGTTTGGGACGATCTTCCCAGTCTGCGCACGCTCGTCGTAATGGACCCGCCAGCCGGAGAGACAAGCGGCGACGGCGGGACCGGGCGGGTGACACTGAGCCTGGAGGAACTGGCGGTGCGGGGCCACCAGTACCTGATAACCGGCGACGGCGTCGGACTCCGCTACAAGGAAACGGCGCTCGCCATCGAGCCGGATCAGTTGGCAACCATCATCTACACGTCAGGAACCACCGGCGAACCGAAGGGGGTCATGCTCACGCATCGGAACGTCGCGAGCAACATGGTTGATTCGGCTGGCGTCGTCGTCCTGAACGAAGAGGACATTACCCTCTCCTTTCTCCCGCTGAGCCACGCGTTCGAACGGCTCGTCAACTACCTCAACCTCTGGAGGGGAGTGACGGTTACGTTTGCCGAGTCGCTCGACACCATCGCTCCGAACATGCAGTTGGTCCGGCCGACTGTGATGACCGGCGTGCCGCGGGTCTACGAGAAGCTGCACGCGCGGATCTTCGAAGCGGTCGAGAGCGCGCCCGCGATCCGGAAGAAGCTGTTCCACTGGGCGGTCGGCGTCGGCACGGCGCGAGCCCGCGCGCAACTGGCCGGGCAGTCGGTCCCGCTTGGCGCCGCGCTCCAGTACCCGCTCGCCGATCGGTTGGTCCTGTCGAAGATCCGGGCGCGACTCGGCGGCCGGATCCGGATCCTGGTGTCCGGCGCCGCGCCCCTGACGGTGCCGGTGGCGGAGTTCCTCTTCGCCATCGGCGCCCCGGTGCTCGAGGGCTACGGGCTGACCGAGACGTCGCCTACGGTCAGCGTCAACCCGCTCGAGAAACCCAAGCTCGGCACGGTCGGTCCCGCCATCCCCAACGTGGAGATTCGGATTGCCGAGGACGGCGAAATCCTGGTGCGGGGCCCGAACGTGATGCAGGGCTATTACCACAAGCAGGAGGCGACGGACGAAGTTATACGCGAGGGCTGGTTCCACACGGGCGACCTCGGCAGCCTGGACGGTGACGGGTACCTCACCATCACCGGCCGCAAGAAGGAGTTGATAGTCACCGCGGGAGGCAAGAACATCTCGCCCGCGCCGATCGAGGCAACCCTGAAGCGTTCGCCGCTCGTCGCGGAGGCAGTGTTGATTGGCGACCGCCGGCCGTACTGCACCGCGCTGCTGATTCCCGACTTTCCCGCTCTCGCCGCTCGGACGCCGGGGGACGACGCGTCACGCGAGGCGCTCGTGGAACGGCCGGACGTGGTGCGGCTGTTCGACGCTATCGTGGAAGATGCCAACGCGGAGTTGGCGCCACACGAACAGGTGAAGCGCTTCGCCCTCCTTCCGGCCGAGTTCGCCATTGCGACGGGCGAGTTGACACCGACCATGAAGGTGAAGCGGAACGTCGTCTGCGACCGGTGGGCGGACACCATCGAACGCCTGTACGCCGGCTAG
- a CDS encoding redox-sensing transcriptional repressor Rex has protein sequence MREDISELTTNRLSLYLRFLNELDAQGVKTVSSKGLAEQFGFNAALIRKDLAHFGDLGVRGVGYIVKDVRQQLHTILGLDRKLAVAIMGAGNLGLALADYPGFRREGFRIVALFDTLREKVGRTSRSGVPIHDIRDLAAVAKHEAITIAVIAVPAVSAQQVVNTVVEAGIRAVLNFSPGALRVPETVKLKSVDLTVSLESLSFFLAGLDEPSPAEAVG, from the coding sequence ATGCGCGAAGACATCTCGGAGTTGACGACCAATCGGCTGTCACTCTATCTGCGATTCCTGAACGAGTTGGACGCCCAGGGCGTCAAGACGGTGTCGTCGAAGGGACTGGCCGAGCAATTCGGATTCAACGCGGCGCTGATCCGCAAGGACCTGGCCCATTTCGGCGATCTGGGGGTCCGGGGGGTCGGCTATATCGTCAAGGATGTGCGGCAGCAGTTGCACACGATCCTCGGCCTTGATCGAAAACTGGCGGTGGCGATCATGGGAGCGGGAAACCTGGGCCTTGCGCTGGCTGACTATCCCGGCTTCCGGCGCGAGGGATTCCGGATTGTCGCGCTATTCGACACCCTGCGGGAAAAGGTGGGCCGCACGTCGCGAAGCGGTGTCCCAATCCATGACATCCGAGACCTCGCCGCGGTGGCGAAGCACGAAGCCATCACCATCGCGGTGATTGCGGTTCCCGCGGTCTCCGCCCAACAGGTGGTGAATACGGTGGTGGAAGCGGGAATCCGCGCGGTGCTGAATTTCTCCCCCGGCGCGCTGCGCGTGCCGGAGACCGTGAAGCTCAAGAGCGTCGACCTGACGGTCTCGCTCGAGAGCCTGTCCTTCTTCCTGGCGGGCCTCGACGAGCCGTCCCCCGCGGAGGCGGTCGGGTGA
- a CDS encoding glycosyltransferase family 4 protein, with product MRILHVADRLSDRGGADWALLGLLDALSGGHEQHLAVGRDDGAIRPSCPVTVVPRVDARTHADADLDPLMARLRPDMVHVHNVVNPAVLEWAVGVDAVMTVQDHRFFCPGRGKWTADGRVCGDAMGRDVCAGCFNDPGYFEGTIELTAQRLESVRRLRLTVLSSYMKRELMQVGIPADRIAVVPPFPYGLDPDAAADGPPCVLFAGRVVEAKGIREAIDAWRRSGSGLSFVVAGTGPLRREIEAEGVDVLGWLDRGRLSAAYRRAAVLIMPSRWQEPFGMAGIEALTLGTPVAAWDSGGVREWHPGGELLVPWGDVDGLAEALRIGSGRRVDPPRGFEGSVLVRRLEALYRQRAPRP from the coding sequence GTGCGGATTCTCCACGTCGCGGATCGCCTCAGCGATCGAGGGGGCGCCGACTGGGCTCTGCTCGGGCTCCTGGACGCCTTGTCGGGCGGCCACGAGCAGCACCTGGCGGTCGGCCGCGACGATGGCGCCATTCGCCCGTCCTGCCCGGTCACCGTCGTGCCGCGCGTGGATGCCAGGACGCACGCCGACGCGGATCTCGATCCCCTGATGGCCCGATTGCGCCCGGACATGGTGCACGTGCACAACGTGGTCAATCCGGCGGTGTTGGAGTGGGCGGTCGGCGTGGATGCCGTGATGACGGTCCAGGACCACCGCTTCTTCTGTCCGGGCCGGGGCAAGTGGACGGCGGACGGCCGGGTCTGCGGCGACGCAATGGGACGTGACGTATGCGCCGGGTGCTTCAACGACCCCGGCTACTTCGAGGGCACCATCGAGCTCACCGCGCAACGACTGGAATCGGTGCGGCGCCTGCGGCTGACCGTGCTGTCTTCCTACATGAAGCGCGAGTTGATGCAGGTGGGGATCCCGGCAGACCGAATCGCGGTCGTGCCCCCGTTCCCCTACGGCCTCGACCCCGACGCGGCAGCCGACGGTCCACCCTGCGTCCTCTTCGCGGGACGGGTGGTCGAAGCCAAAGGCATCCGCGAGGCGATCGACGCCTGGCGCCGCTCGGGCTCCGGCCTGTCGTTCGTCGTGGCAGGCACCGGCCCGTTGCGCCGCGAGATCGAAGCTGAGGGCGTCGACGTGCTGGGCTGGCTCGACCGCGGGCGTCTCTCCGCGGCCTACCGGCGCGCCGCCGTACTCATTATGCCCTCGCGCTGGCAGGAGCCGTTCGGCATGGCCGGGATCGAGGCCCTGACGCTGGGCACGCCGGTAGCCGCCTGGGACAGCGGCGGCGTGCGGGAGTGGCACCCTGGAGGCGAACTGCTCGTGCCCTGGGGCGATGTCGATGGGCTGGCCGAAGCCCTTCGCATCGGGTCCGGTCGTAGAGTCGATCCCCCGCGCGGGTTCGAAGGCAGTGTACTCGTTCGAAGGCTGGAAGCCCTGTACCGGCAACGCGCTCCACGGCCCTGA